Proteins from one Shewanella pealeana ATCC 700345 genomic window:
- a CDS encoding ClpXP protease specificity-enhancing factor → MKELTPNRPYLLRAYYDWLMDNQLTPHVVVDAYVPGTQVPQQYVKDGQIVLNITESAVAGLQITNEFIEFSARFGGVPQQVLLPMASIVAIYARENGAGTVFELEEAYQLDDDFEEEAGLSVVKEPVVETSEPEAEKVEAKEPKRRGHLTLVK, encoded by the coding sequence ATGAAAGAGCTAACCCCGAACCGTCCATATTTGCTGCGGGCCTATTACGACTGGTTGATGGATAACCAGTTAACGCCCCATGTTGTTGTTGATGCTTATGTGCCCGGCACTCAAGTTCCGCAGCAATATGTTAAAGATGGTCAAATTGTACTTAATATTACCGAGAGTGCTGTAGCTGGACTACAGATCACTAACGAGTTTATTGAGTTCAGTGCGCGTTTTGGCGGTGTTCCTCAGCAGGTACTATTGCCTATGGCCTCTATTGTTGCTATCTACGCCCGTGAGAACGGTGCTGGTACCGTCTTCGAACTCGAAGAAGCGTATCAATTAGATGATGACTTCGAAGAGGAAGCAGGACTTTCAGTTGTGAAAGAGCCAGTGGTTGAAACTAGCGAACCAGAAGCCGAGAAAGTGGAGGCTAAAGAGCCAAAACGACGCGGTCATTTAACCTTAGTTAAATAA
- a CDS encoding ABC transporter substrate-binding protein, with translation MLNRLFSAVVILLCGLSSVSAAPIHLVDQQGREVVLQKPASRIVTTFTPANLFSLSLGLADQLVGIGGSTKHSPFINRILAERDPVVIGSRSAGTSLETIVALKPDLVLVFGKKDGYRLADRLTSLGIASLVIQPESFKDSEVVLSLLAKATGTEDKAAKIAAENQRLAEIIQTGLKGLSDDQRLRAYYANSSDLYRTASEQMFQHQLMAVAGVENVATGVPGFYPKVNAEQLLLWQPQVLVRESNDSTKVDEQLNKSLMTQLAQLPHIKIPKGSFWDMPSPMAMAGALYIAAHAYPERFINIDLNAEIAHYYQVAFGDACLSPLQEMSQCL, from the coding sequence ATGCTAAACAGACTATTTAGTGCTGTTGTCATTCTCCTTTGTGGTCTTTCAAGTGTATCGGCAGCGCCGATACACTTGGTCGATCAACAAGGCCGTGAGGTGGTTCTGCAAAAGCCTGCCTCACGTATTGTGACGACGTTTACACCTGCTAACCTATTTTCTTTAAGCCTTGGGCTTGCAGATCAACTTGTTGGTATCGGTGGTAGCACCAAGCACTCTCCATTTATAAACCGTATTTTAGCTGAGCGCGATCCAGTGGTGATCGGCAGTCGTTCGGCTGGAACGAGTTTAGAAACCATCGTCGCATTGAAGCCGGATCTGGTTTTAGTCTTTGGTAAGAAAGACGGTTATAGATTGGCGGATCGCCTGACTTCTTTAGGCATTGCTAGCTTGGTTATCCAACCTGAAAGTTTTAAAGATAGTGAAGTTGTGCTGTCGCTATTAGCGAAAGCCACGGGTACGGAAGACAAGGCGGCTAAGATAGCAGCTGAAAACCAACGTTTAGCCGAAATTATTCAAACAGGATTGAAAGGGCTTAGTGACGATCAACGCCTACGTGCATATTATGCTAATAGCTCAGATCTATACCGCACAGCGAGTGAACAGATGTTTCAGCATCAGCTGATGGCAGTTGCTGGAGTAGAAAACGTTGCCACTGGCGTACCGGGTTTCTATCCAAAAGTGAATGCTGAGCAACTCCTGTTATGGCAGCCACAGGTGCTGGTACGTGAGTCTAATGATTCAACTAAAGTGGATGAGCAACTGAACAAGTCACTGATGACCCAACTCGCTCAGTTGCCGCACATCAAAATACCTAAAGGTAGCTTTTGGGATATGCCGTCACCGATGGCGATGGCGGGTGCTTTATATATTGCCGCGCATGCTTACCCTGAAAGATTTATAAACATCGATCTAAATGCCGAAATTGCCCATTACTATCAAGTGGCCTTTGGTGACGCTTGCCTTTCACCGCTACAAGAGATGAGCCAATGTTTGTAG
- a CDS encoding MotA/TolQ/ExbB proton channel family protein — translation MRAVIAILFFSASIQVFAQGQAVADTQVSKAAGNYLQQKAQIDNRVADIRQQNSAWEHQLKQEIDEVKSNQQELSARLASKRAQLAALNEQLVALNQQKQQLTGSYQLAVDDMQLVQGAYQKALSSLTQQWQQSSTSLIEVQREQSLAVAKASSSFPSLSQLNELIGYAVDDMQMTAQVARTSAPISQADGSVSTKELLVFGGLMAVTDTDLPSFIAFTDKLPTAITPVDTGVSLQLKAWIDGETQLLAMDLSQGRMLPSLAQKQSVGQWVKDGGEVLWPILILAALGLLIALWRAVILLYWRPLAQLQKDDSAKADLLKIKQQLQSVSRVPAAKVLANAIVEGSCVDAMDQRLKQLMLKQMAQFERGLGFIALLAAMAPMLGLLGTVSGMIETFQSLTEFGNSDPKLLSQGISKALITTQAGLLVALPLLLLHYPLKRRAQALSLNMEQQSALLLALNLEQGECHGSK, via the coding sequence ATGAGGGCTGTGATTGCTATTTTATTCTTTAGTGCTTCTATTCAAGTCTTTGCCCAAGGCCAAGCTGTTGCAGACACTCAAGTGAGCAAAGCTGCTGGTAATTATCTGCAGCAAAAGGCACAAATCGATAACCGAGTGGCTGATATCCGTCAGCAAAATAGCGCTTGGGAGCATCAATTAAAACAAGAGATCGATGAGGTTAAATCTAACCAACAAGAGTTAAGCGCAAGATTAGCCAGTAAACGCGCACAGCTCGCAGCATTAAATGAGCAACTAGTCGCGCTTAATCAGCAAAAGCAGCAGTTAACTGGCAGTTATCAACTAGCTGTTGATGATATGCAGCTGGTTCAAGGGGCTTATCAAAAAGCGCTGAGTAGTTTAACGCAGCAATGGCAGCAAAGTTCTACAAGCTTAATTGAAGTGCAGCGAGAGCAAAGTTTAGCTGTCGCTAAGGCGAGCTCAAGCTTTCCAAGCCTGTCGCAACTTAATGAGCTTATCGGTTACGCCGTTGACGATATGCAGATGACAGCACAAGTTGCCCGTACTTCTGCACCAATAAGCCAAGCCGATGGCAGTGTTAGCACAAAAGAGCTACTCGTATTTGGTGGTTTAATGGCCGTAACCGATACGGATTTACCGAGTTTCATTGCCTTTACTGACAAACTGCCAACCGCAATTACGCCTGTTGATACCGGTGTTAGTCTGCAGCTAAAAGCGTGGATAGATGGGGAAACTCAACTATTGGCAATGGATTTAAGTCAAGGCCGCATGTTGCCAAGCTTGGCGCAAAAGCAAAGCGTTGGCCAATGGGTAAAAGATGGTGGCGAAGTGTTGTGGCCAATTCTTATTTTAGCAGCGCTTGGCTTACTGATCGCCCTTTGGCGCGCGGTGATCTTGCTGTATTGGCGTCCATTAGCCCAGCTTCAAAAAGATGATAGCGCTAAAGCGGATCTGCTAAAGATTAAGCAGCAACTACAGAGTGTGTCTCGAGTGCCAGCAGCGAAAGTGTTAGCTAATGCCATTGTTGAAGGTAGCTGTGTTGACGCAATGGATCAGCGGCTCAAGCAGTTGATGCTGAAACAGATGGCGCAATTTGAGCGAGGTCTTGGCTTTATTGCGCTGCTTGCTGCCATGGCTCCAATGCTAGGTTTACTAGGAACTGTGTCGGGGATGATTGAAACATTTCAGTCTTTAACCGAGTTCGGCAATAGCGACCCTAAATTGCTATCTCAAGGGATCAGTAAGGCGCTAATCACCACTCAGGCTGGCTTGCTGGTGGCACTGCCTCTGTTATTGCTGCATTACCCGTTAAAGCGCCGCGCTCAAGCTTTAAGTTTGAATATGGAGCAGCAATCAGCCTTGTTACTAGCGCTCAACCTTGAGCAAGGGGAATGCCATGGCTCAAAGTAG
- a CDS encoding ATP-binding cassette domain-containing protein, protein MLSVNHISYAVGDKCLLEDISFELAAGEFLAVLGANGAGKTTLMNCLCGLNQPSKGAVHLNSRPLEKMSRAEIAQQMALVPQQQETAFAFTALEMVVMGRTPFLSTFESPSEQDINDAKRVMQLLDVGALAKADYNRLSGGERQLVLLARALFQSEQLLLLDEPTNHLDYRNKYQILSQVKRSCVESKTAVIAILHDPNLAQLYADKVLLLEHGKVLDYGERNAVMTSKNISRLYGLATASYQVAEQEFFMPQNILGLSMSKVLIITGESGSGKTTALGAFIARCKQHQIALKGMLCPGVMQDGRRFSSDIVDIATGEKCLFGHRTGVLDKKTGTRFTFTEEGIALGKRALDHIHFMQGDICIVDEIGPMELGGQGFGKQIAPLLSVTNSRHIWVVRPSLIEQVCRHWSLNNPEIIDVEDANLPQKLMQFVSVGNAALTGEPNK, encoded by the coding sequence ATGCTATCGGTTAACCATATTAGTTACGCTGTCGGTGACAAGTGCTTATTAGAAGATATTAGTTTCGAGTTAGCAGCAGGCGAGTTTTTAGCGGTTTTAGGGGCTAATGGTGCAGGTAAAACCACATTGATGAACTGTCTATGTGGTCTCAATCAACCTAGCAAAGGTGCTGTTCATCTTAATTCTCGTCCGCTGGAGAAAATGAGCCGAGCCGAAATTGCCCAGCAGATGGCTTTGGTGCCACAGCAGCAAGAAACTGCCTTTGCTTTTACTGCGCTTGAAATGGTGGTAATGGGGCGTACCCCTTTTCTATCAACCTTCGAGTCTCCTTCTGAGCAAGATATTAATGACGCTAAACGAGTGATGCAACTGCTTGATGTTGGAGCCTTGGCCAAAGCAGATTATAACCGTCTGTCGGGTGGCGAACGTCAGTTGGTGTTACTGGCTAGAGCGCTATTTCAGAGTGAGCAATTATTACTGCTCGATGAGCCAACGAACCATCTTGATTACCGTAATAAATATCAAATCCTTTCGCAGGTTAAACGTAGCTGCGTTGAATCTAAAACCGCCGTGATTGCCATATTGCACGATCCAAACTTAGCCCAGCTATACGCTGATAAAGTGCTGCTATTGGAGCACGGTAAAGTGTTGGATTATGGCGAGCGTAACGCCGTGATGACCAGCAAAAATATTAGTCGATTGTATGGTTTGGCAACGGCCAGCTATCAAGTCGCCGAGCAGGAGTTTTTTATGCCGCAAAATATATTGGGGCTCAGTATGAGTAAAGTGCTCATTATTACTGGCGAAAGTGGTAGTGGCAAAACCACTGCCTTAGGGGCATTTATCGCGCGGTGTAAGCAACACCAGATAGCGCTTAAAGGAATGCTATGTCCAGGAGTGATGCAGGATGGTCGACGTTTTAGTAGCGATATTGTCGATATCGCCACAGGTGAGAAGTGCTTGTTTGGTCATCGCACAGGAGTACTCGATAAGAAAACCGGCACTCGATTCACCTTTACCGAAGAGGGGATCGCATTAGGCAAACGGGCGCTTGACCACATCCACTTTATGCAAGGCGATATCTGTATTGTAGATGAAATAGGGCCGATGGAGCTTGGTGGACAAGGCTTTGGCAAGCAGATAGCGCCTCTGCTTTCTGTGACGAATAGCCGACATATCTGGGTGGTGCGACCAAGTTTAATCGAGCAGGTTTGCCGCCACTGGTCGCTTAATAATCCTGAAATTATTGATGTTGAAGATGCTAATTTGCCGCAAAAACTAATGCAGTTTGTTAGCGTAGGCAATGCGGCATTAACAGGTGAACCCAACAAATGA
- a CDS encoding cytochrome b, which yields MVKNIISWIDERIPMTATYNRHVGQYATPTNFNFWYFFGSLAMLVLVNQLLTGIWLTMNYVPTAEGAFASIEYIMRDVEYGWLLRYMHSTGASAFFVVIYLHMFRGLIYGSYQKPRELLWLFGMLIFLVLMAEAFMGYLLPWGQMSYWGAQVIISLFGAIPVIGDDLTLWIRGDFVVSGATLNRFFALHVIALPLVLVVLVFLHLIALHEVGSNNPDGIEIKQNKDENGWPKDGIPFHPYYTVKDIMGVAGFLIVFCYVLFFMPEGGGYFLEKPNFEAANPMKTPEHIAPVWYFTPFYAILRAIPDKLMGVIGMGLAIAVLFVLPWLDRCKVKSIRYRSMTHKLNISQFAVSFLVLGYLGAVPATPALTIAARIFTLTYFGFFLFLWIYSKNEKTKPVPERLTH from the coding sequence ATGGTTAAGAATATTATCAGCTGGATTGATGAGCGCATTCCAATGACCGCTACGTATAATCGTCATGTAGGTCAGTATGCGACACCAACCAACTTCAACTTCTGGTACTTCTTTGGCTCACTAGCCATGTTAGTACTGGTAAACCAGTTGCTGACAGGTATCTGGTTAACAATGAACTACGTACCTACAGCAGAAGGTGCGTTTGCTTCTATTGAATATATTATGCGTGATGTTGAGTACGGTTGGTTGCTGCGGTATATGCACTCCACCGGAGCCTCAGCCTTCTTTGTGGTGATCTATCTTCATATGTTCCGTGGTCTAATCTACGGTTCATACCAGAAGCCTAGAGAGTTGTTGTGGTTATTTGGTATGCTCATCTTCCTTGTGTTGATGGCAGAAGCCTTTATGGGTTACCTACTACCTTGGGGACAGATGTCTTACTGGGGCGCACAGGTAATTATCTCCTTGTTTGGTGCAATTCCTGTTATCGGTGATGACCTAACGCTGTGGATCCGAGGTGACTTCGTTGTTTCGGGGGCGACTCTAAACCGCTTCTTCGCATTGCATGTTATTGCTCTGCCGCTTGTGCTTGTTGTTTTAGTGTTCTTACACTTAATCGCACTGCATGAAGTGGGCTCTAACAACCCTGACGGTATCGAGATTAAGCAGAACAAAGATGAGAATGGCTGGCCAAAAGATGGTATTCCATTCCACCCATACTACACAGTTAAAGACATCATGGGCGTCGCAGGCTTCCTAATTGTCTTCTGTTATGTATTGTTCTTTATGCCTGAAGGTGGCGGTTACTTCCTCGAGAAGCCGAATTTTGAAGCGGCTAACCCAATGAAGACACCTGAGCATATTGCACCTGTTTGGTATTTCACACCTTTCTATGCAATTTTACGTGCTATCCCAGACAAATTAATGGGTGTTATCGGCATGGGCTTAGCTATTGCAGTGCTGTTTGTATTGCCATGGTTAGATCGTTGTAAGGTTAAGTCAATTCGCTACCGTAGCATGACTCACAAGCTGAACATTTCTCAGTTTGCAGTTTCGTTCTTGGTACTGGGTTACTTAGGTGCGGTGCCTGCTACTCCGGCGCTAACAATAGCAGCACGTATCTTCACTCTAACTTACTTTGGTTTCTTCTTATTCCTATGGATTTACAGTAAGAATGAAAAGACTAAGCCAGTACCAGAGAGGTTGACACACTAA
- a CDS encoding TonB-dependent receptor plug domain-containing protein: MIRTRNTKIAVIISSLLSCPAAMANEANDVFSLGEIVVSDQTGVKDIAINNTMTAEQIELIGAKTAADALDYVPGVHVAQSSKGEKFLTIQGFEQDKVLILLDGVPYYETNYGQLDLNQIPASIIAKIEVVKGASSVLYGPNGMGGVVNIITKKGQDGVSGDVQASFGQMGQNHESASLSLGKNGFSLFATVDHRGRDAMRMSNDFEPVLSDIRDKYGDLPKQMVVEDGGKRENSAYESTNIWVRGGYANESTELFASVFSLDSDRELPYNTRNNKVFSDFSSFADISEYKDTGMDLSGLHRVNDWLTVRALGYYHMHNDSYDSYSNPEKEVKLATSSFSDYTAGGALFTDMALADWNSLSLSVNFKNDVHKKKNVAYVDPDRSHAYERSQLDTISLAAEDTMTFGALNVVAGVAWHKQTVVEDRGNDAAPGEDGSDTLDPMLGMSYTFDNAGLVYGSIAQKTRFATFTEMYDDTGARHDIKPERNTSYTLGWKNDFSHKLLNSIDIGLFYHDVSDKIVSTYMPDPTDPGWDLEIYQNIGKSEFYGIEITTLSQLTENISLSLDYTYTHARNKSVDRDSDYFRDIPKDSVTAIVNWYQPWLDIDSNLRVRYRTDIMIDERSDEWESDTLTIDMGIKKSITPQLSAYVNLNNLLDESHYEGYGQPNEGRSYEVGVKYRF, translated from the coding sequence GTGATCAGAACAAGAAATACAAAAATAGCAGTTATCATCAGCAGTTTATTGTCGTGCCCTGCTGCAATGGCTAATGAAGCAAACGATGTTTTTTCACTTGGTGAAATCGTCGTGTCAGACCAAACAGGTGTTAAAGATATTGCTATCAACAACACTATGACCGCAGAGCAAATTGAGTTAATTGGTGCAAAGACTGCGGCTGATGCACTCGACTATGTCCCTGGAGTACATGTTGCTCAATCGAGTAAAGGTGAGAAATTTCTGACCATTCAAGGGTTTGAGCAAGATAAAGTGCTTATTTTACTTGATGGTGTGCCTTACTATGAAACCAACTACGGTCAGCTAGATCTTAATCAAATTCCAGCGAGCATTATTGCCAAGATCGAGGTTGTTAAAGGTGCTTCATCTGTACTTTATGGACCTAATGGCATGGGTGGCGTCGTCAATATTATCACCAAGAAAGGTCAAGATGGTGTTAGTGGTGATGTTCAGGCTTCATTCGGGCAGATGGGCCAGAATCATGAGTCAGCTTCACTTAGCCTAGGCAAAAATGGCTTTAGCTTATTCGCAACTGTTGATCATCGTGGTCGTGATGCGATGCGCATGTCTAATGATTTCGAGCCTGTTTTATCTGACATTAGAGATAAATATGGCGACTTGCCAAAGCAGATGGTTGTTGAAGATGGCGGTAAGCGCGAAAACTCAGCCTACGAGTCGACTAACATCTGGGTCCGTGGTGGTTACGCCAACGAAAGTACCGAACTATTTGCTAGTGTTTTTAGTTTAGATTCAGATCGCGAATTGCCATACAACACCCGTAATAACAAGGTGTTTAGTGACTTTAGTAGTTTTGCTGATATCTCTGAATACAAAGATACCGGTATGGATTTAAGCGGTTTACACCGCGTTAATGATTGGCTAACAGTGCGTGCTTTAGGTTACTACCACATGCATAACGATAGCTATGACTCCTATAGCAATCCTGAGAAAGAGGTAAAACTTGCGACCAGTAGCTTTAGCGATTATACCGCTGGTGGCGCTCTGTTTACCGATATGGCGCTAGCCGATTGGAACAGTTTAAGTCTTTCTGTGAACTTTAAGAATGACGTTCATAAGAAGAAGAATGTTGCCTATGTGGATCCTGACCGCTCTCACGCTTATGAGCGTTCTCAGCTTGATACCATTAGCTTGGCCGCTGAAGATACCATGACATTTGGTGCTTTAAATGTGGTTGCAGGTGTTGCATGGCATAAACAAACGGTGGTTGAAGACCGTGGCAACGATGCGGCACCGGGTGAAGATGGCTCGGATACACTCGATCCAATGTTAGGTATGAGCTACACCTTCGATAACGCAGGTTTAGTTTATGGCTCTATTGCTCAAAAGACTCGCTTTGCGACTTTTACTGAGATGTATGACGACACTGGTGCGCGCCACGATATTAAACCTGAGCGTAATACTAGCTATACCTTAGGCTGGAAGAATGATTTTAGCCATAAATTATTAAACAGTATCGATATCGGCCTGTTCTACCATGATGTGAGCGATAAGATTGTCTCTACTTATATGCCTGATCCAACGGATCCAGGTTGGGACCTTGAAATCTACCAAAACATTGGTAAGTCAGAGTTTTACGGTATCGAGATCACTACCTTAAGTCAGCTAACAGAAAATATCAGCTTATCTCTGGATTACACTTATACCCATGCACGTAACAAGAGTGTTGACCGTGATTCGGATTACTTCCGTGACATTCCAAAAGACTCTGTTACTGCGATCGTTAACTGGTATCAGCCTTGGTTAGATATTGATAGTAACTTACGCGTTCGCTACCGCACTGACATCATGATTGATGAGCGTTCAGATGAGTGGGAGTCAGATACGTTAACTATTGATATGGGTATTAAGAAATCGATTACACCGCAGCTTTCTGCTTACGTTAATCTAAACAACCTACTCGATGAGTCGCACTACGAAGGATACGGTCAGCCAAACGAAGGCCGCTCTTATGAAGTGGGCGTAAAGTACCGCTTCTAA
- a CDS encoding cytochrome c1 has translation MKKLLIALVALVPTLAIAAGGGAPLEKANIDLNDKESLQRGLDLFQNNCAGCHSTQYQRYERVATDLGIPLDEMRIKYLPEGAKIGELMENAIPDADAAKWFGASPPDLTLVARVRGEDWIYSYLHGFYKDESRPFGVNNTIFPLVGMPHVLEGLQGLPIKQEDGTLVATGGALSAEEYDQVVRDITGFLVYSGDPVKLERETLGWWVMGFLFIFFIVAYLLKKEYWKDVH, from the coding sequence ATGAAAAAATTACTGATTGCATTAGTTGCATTGGTGCCAACTCTGGCTATTGCAGCCGGAGGTGGAGCACCTCTAGAGAAGGCCAATATTGATCTAAACGACAAAGAGTCTCTGCAGCGTGGATTGGATTTATTCCAAAATAACTGTGCAGGTTGTCATAGTACTCAGTATCAGCGCTATGAACGTGTAGCGACTGACTTAGGCATTCCATTAGATGAGATGCGTATTAAGTACTTACCTGAAGGTGCCAAAATTGGTGAGTTGATGGAGAATGCTATCCCTGATGCCGATGCGGCTAAATGGTTCGGTGCCTCACCTCCTGACTTAACTTTGGTTGCTCGAGTACGTGGTGAAGATTGGATCTACTCATACCTCCACGGTTTTTATAAAGATGAAAGCCGTCCATTTGGTGTGAACAACACAATCTTCCCATTGGTAGGTATGCCGCATGTGCTTGAAGGCCTTCAAGGTCTTCCGATTAAACAGGAAGATGGAACATTGGTTGCGACCGGTGGTGCCTTGTCTGCTGAAGAGTATGATCAAGTGGTTCGTGATATCACAGGATTCTTGGTTTACTCTGGCGACCCGGTCAAACTTGAGCGTGAAACTCTAGGTTGGTGGGTGATGGGCTTCTTGTTCATTTTCTTTATTGTGGCCTACCTCTTAAAGAAAGAGTACTGGAAAGATGTACACTAA
- a CDS encoding FecCD family ABC transporter permease — MFVAKTRAIQPVQWLGIAIVVGLVGICAGRFSINPSDLFSAIQKLPSVLSSLILTGQVPDNLTQEERVILLIRFPRLLTALIVGAGLAVSGAVYQGVFRNPLVSPDILGVASGCMFGAAMGLILPGSSWLMVQLLAFICGLTAACAAMFMAKRFGSNSLLLMIMTGIIVGSIFGAGLTMLKALADPYGELPAIVFWLMGSLSVSSWSTVAQLIVPVALGYGLIHTLRYRLNVLCLGDHQCRSLGVEPARLRMVLIVTSSFIVASCVATVGSVAWIGLVVPHMVRTFTGANNMRLIPLSTAVGAIFLLFADSVARASFSMEIPIGIVTSLVGAPLFAFLLFRFRQGGAY, encoded by the coding sequence ATGTTTGTAGCAAAAACACGCGCGATACAACCTGTGCAATGGCTCGGGATTGCCATTGTGGTTGGCTTAGTTGGTATTTGTGCTGGGCGCTTCTCGATTAACCCAAGCGATTTATTCAGCGCTATTCAAAAACTGCCATCGGTGCTGAGTAGTTTAATACTTACAGGCCAAGTACCTGATAACTTGACTCAGGAAGAGCGGGTCATTCTGTTGATCCGTTTTCCTCGCTTACTGACAGCACTGATTGTTGGCGCCGGGCTGGCCGTATCTGGCGCGGTTTATCAGGGAGTCTTTCGTAATCCGCTGGTTTCTCCCGACATTTTAGGTGTGGCATCTGGCTGTATGTTTGGCGCGGCTATGGGGCTGATTTTACCGGGTAGCAGTTGGCTTATGGTGCAATTGCTGGCATTTATTTGTGGTTTAACTGCAGCATGTGCTGCCATGTTTATGGCTAAGCGCTTTGGTAGTAACAGCTTACTGCTGATGATTATGACCGGCATTATTGTCGGCTCGATATTTGGCGCAGGCCTTACCATGTTAAAAGCGCTAGCTGATCCTTATGGTGAGCTACCAGCTATTGTTTTTTGGTTGATGGGATCTTTGTCGGTGAGCAGCTGGAGTACTGTGGCGCAGCTGATTGTGCCTGTAGCTCTAGGTTATGGTCTTATCCATACGCTGCGTTATCGCCTCAATGTACTTTGCTTGGGCGATCACCAATGCCGCAGCCTTGGGGTGGAACCTGCAAGACTGCGTATGGTGTTAATTGTGACTAGCTCGTTTATCGTCGCTTCTTGTGTCGCAACCGTTGGCTCAGTTGCTTGGATTGGTCTCGTTGTACCGCACATGGTGCGCACTTTTACTGGTGCTAACAATATGCGGCTTATTCCCTTATCAACTGCGGTAGGTGCGATATTTTTGCTGTTCGCAGACAGTGTGGCACGGGCGAGCTTTAGCATGGAGATCCCAATCGGTATCGTGACCTCATTGGTTGGTGCACCACTGTTTGCCTTTTTGCTGTTTCGTTTCCGTCAGGGAGGGGCCTACTAA
- a CDS encoding DUF3450 domain-containing protein — translation MLARVYISLLAAFSVLPLTASATSVASDSNRQLAERWLEQIQQPVIQAVQLGEEAAAWQQQKAQSLSQQQQDLGELYWTEYQLQKQQRYLASLQAEVAQLQQDIATITALKQELEPQLEIWYAMLERQVSSDLPFDFDERKRRLAFLRTAMDSNALPLAERFRRLLDVMTIEVAYGYGLQLTQEVIAVDEQPVQVNLLRLGRLSWFYITPDEQHLGWFDGQSRQWRPLPVDQQGDIKLAMAITANKQVAKIVKLPLGGSK, via the coding sequence ATGCTAGCTCGAGTTTATATCAGTTTATTAGCAGCTTTTAGTGTGTTGCCACTAACGGCCAGTGCGACTTCGGTTGCAAGTGACTCTAATCGCCAGTTAGCAGAGCGCTGGCTAGAACAAATACAACAACCTGTAATACAAGCAGTGCAGCTTGGCGAAGAGGCGGCTGCATGGCAACAGCAAAAAGCACAGTCTTTATCGCAGCAACAACAAGACTTAGGTGAGCTTTACTGGACTGAGTATCAGCTGCAAAAACAGCAAAGGTATTTAGCGTCCTTGCAAGCTGAGGTTGCGCAGTTGCAGCAAGACATTGCCACGATAACTGCATTAAAGCAGGAGCTCGAGCCACAGCTTGAGATCTGGTATGCCATGTTAGAGCGTCAAGTGAGCAGCGATCTTCCGTTTGACTTTGATGAGCGTAAACGTCGCTTAGCATTTTTACGTACCGCAATGGATAGTAATGCTCTGCCATTAGCCGAGCGTTTCAGGCGCTTACTCGATGTGATGACCATAGAGGTTGCTTATGGTTATGGACTGCAGTTAACTCAAGAGGTTATCGCAGTCGATGAGCAGCCAGTGCAGGTTAATTTATTGCGACTTGGACGTTTATCTTGGTTTTATATTACGCCTGATGAGCAACATTTAGGTTGGTTTGATGGGCAGTCTCGCCAGTGGCGGCCATTACCTGTCGATCAACAAGGTGACATTAAATTAGCCATGGCTATCACCGCCAATAAACAGGTAGCGAAGATTGTGAAGCTTCCATTAGGAGGTTCTAAATAA
- the sspA gene encoding stringent starvation protein SspA, producing the protein MAVAANKRSIMTLYSGADDLYSHQVRIVLAEKGVTVDVLQVDPNEIPEDLIELNPYNTVPTLVDRELVLYNSRIIMEYLDERFPHPPLMPVYPVSRGQTRLWMHRIEEDWYALVERIRKGDRADAARKELQEGLTAIAPIFGEVPYFMSEEFGLADCYLGPLLWRLPVLGIELDSRTAKDIKAYMTRLFDRESFKASLTETEREMRMGI; encoded by the coding sequence ATGGCTGTTGCTGCCAATAAACGCTCAATCATGACCCTGTATTCAGGTGCAGACGACCTTTATAGCCATCAAGTTCGTATCGTTCTTGCTGAAAAAGGTGTTACGGTTGATGTACTACAGGTTGATCCTAATGAGATCCCTGAAGACTTGATCGAGCTAAACCCATACAACACAGTGCCAACTTTGGTAGACAGAGAGCTAGTTCTTTATAACTCTCGTATCATTATGGAGTATCTAGATGAGCGTTTCCCTCATCCTCCACTAATGCCTGTTTATCCGGTTTCACGTGGCCAAACACGTCTTTGGATGCACCGCATCGAAGAAGACTGGTATGCCCTTGTTGAGCGTATTCGCAAAGGCGATCGTGCTGATGCGGCTCGTAAAGAGCTTCAAGAAGGTCTTACTGCTATCGCGCCAATCTTCGGTGAAGTGCCTTACTTCATGAGCGAAGAATTTGGCCTAGCAGATTGCTATCTTGGTCCATTATTGTGGCGCCTACCAGTATTAGGCATCGAACTTGATAGCCGTACTGCTAAAGATATCAAAGCTTACATGACACGTTTATTCGATCGTGAATCATTTAAAGCTTCTCTAACTGAGACTGAGCGCGAAATGCGCATGGGTATCTAA